Proteins found in one Synergistaceae bacterium DZ-S4 genomic segment:
- a CDS encoding DUF3825 domain-containing protein — translation MRLDDWVYRGAPSFYDKTLNSLANSELPPENWALSNSPNEYRILRYYLANTFEKLWTERESVDPSVQNLYIYEDSQQACFNTGLLDKHWQNIYYYCVKNDRPNLQPWKFKSFYNCYTITSFNSTKMSAQSVEALRRPNYFQNPTDLVFDVRLEIVPQWNHIIGDTENFNRIPEELRMKGKEFCRNLIDGSIRTTKKRIEANYKTAVPQWYRGKIQLLVPLYLTNPNTPDLALVVSKSDDGTQYHGHTCLTIEMAYINARQITKPESFWLLP, via the coding sequence TTGCGTTTAGATGATTGGGTTTATCGCGGAGCACCGTCTTTTTATGATAAAACATTGAATTCTTTAGCTAATAGCGAATTACCACCTGAAAATTGGGCATTAAGTAATTCTCCAAATGAATACAGAATACTGCGATACTATTTGGCCAATACGTTTGAAAAATTATGGACTGAAAGAGAAAGTGTGGATCCTTCTGTGCAAAATTTATATATCTATGAAGATTCACAACAAGCATGTTTTAATACTGGTTTACTAGACAAGCACTGGCAAAACATTTACTATTATTGTGTAAAAAATGATCGACCTAATCTGCAACCATGGAAATTTAAAAGTTTTTATAATTGTTATACCATTACTTCTTTTAATTCTACAAAAATGTCAGCCCAATCTGTCGAAGCACTGAGAAGACCTAATTATTTTCAAAATCCTACAGATTTAGTTTTTGATGTTAGGTTAGAGATAGTGCCACAATGGAATCATATTATTGGTGATACAGAAAACTTTAATAGGATTCCAGAAGAACTTCGGATGAAGGGTAAAGAATTTTGCCGTAACTTAATCGACGGATCTATTCGAACCACTAAGAAAAGAATCGAAGCCAACTATAAAACAGCTGTTCCACAGTGGTATAGAGGTAAAATTCAACTACTAGTACCACTTTATCTAACAAATCCCAACACACCTGACCTAGCTCTTGTTGTTTCTAAAAGTGATGATGGGACTCAATACCATGGGCACACATGTCTAACTATAGAAATGGCATACATTAATGCTAGGCAAATTACAAAACCTGAAAGTTTTTGGCTTCTCCCATAA
- a CDS encoding tyrosine-type recombinase/integrase yields the protein MALTEIIIKNAKPKEKPYSLSDGRGLILDIRPNGSKYWIARLWIDGKEKRKSLGSYPDVSLKAARDKNYEIRKEDKRGPSGEYSFKELAVEWFNSVILPDKSKNYVRTVELRLNKYLIPEFGNRKLNEITPNMVLLFCRQIEKEGLTDTSHRLRQFMKQIFDYAITTDRTLVNPAAAISKALQPHRQKHYATVVESENIGALMRSVYAYPQRLVRYLMIMSALTFVRPVEIRQAEWKEFDLNKKEWRIPGEKMKEKNEHVVPLSTEAIRVLKELLAISGNKSWLFPSPRGGGRHLSDGAVRTALRSMGYEKEDMTAHGFRSMASTILNEYEWPADVIEHQLSHVDRNTIRRTYNRAQYMSQRIAMMEWWGDFLIAVRDKKNIPLKPEI from the coding sequence ATGGCTCTGACTGAGATCATCATAAAGAACGCGAAACCCAAAGAAAAACCATACAGCCTTTCAGATGGCCGTGGATTGATCCTCGACATCCGCCCTAACGGAAGCAAATATTGGATCGCACGCCTATGGATCGATGGAAAAGAAAAACGTAAAAGCCTGGGAAGCTACCCTGACGTCAGCTTAAAGGCGGCAAGAGATAAGAACTATGAGATAAGAAAAGAGGATAAAAGGGGACCTTCAGGAGAGTATTCTTTTAAGGAGCTTGCTGTTGAGTGGTTCAACTCCGTTATCCTTCCGGACAAAAGCAAAAACTATGTCCGGACCGTAGAATTGAGACTGAATAAATATCTGATCCCCGAGTTTGGCAATAGAAAGCTGAATGAAATTACTCCTAATATGGTCCTACTTTTTTGCAGACAAATTGAAAAAGAAGGACTTACAGACACCTCACACAGATTACGCCAGTTTATGAAACAGATCTTTGATTATGCCATTACAACAGACAGGACTTTGGTCAACCCAGCGGCTGCCATATCAAAAGCGCTGCAGCCGCACCGCCAGAAACACTATGCAACAGTTGTTGAAAGTGAAAATATTGGCGCCCTGATGCGCAGCGTCTATGCCTATCCTCAAAGATTAGTACGGTATCTGATGATAATGTCGGCTCTGACATTTGTCCGTCCAGTCGAGATTCGGCAGGCAGAGTGGAAAGAGTTTGATTTGAACAAGAAAGAATGGCGTATACCCGGCGAAAAGATGAAAGAGAAAAACGAGCATGTTGTTCCGCTATCAACGGAAGCTATAAGGGTATTGAAAGAACTCCTGGCAATATCAGGAAACAAGTCCTGGCTCTTTCCTTCTCCGCGCGGAGGCGGCCGACATTTAAGCGATGGGGCCGTGCGCACGGCCTTAAGATCCATGGGGTATGAGAAGGAGGATATGACAGCCCACGGGTTTAGATCAATGGCCAGCACCATCTTGAATGAGTATGAATGGCCGGCTGATGTCATCGAGCACCAGCTGTCACATGTTGACAGAAATACGATAAGAAGAACATATAACCGAGCTCAGTACATGTCTCAAAGAATAGCTATGATGGAATGGTGGGGCGACTTCCTGATTGCAGTACGGGATAAAAAAAATATTCCGCTAAAACCTGAAATATAG
- the dapF gene encoding diaminopimelate epimerase yields the protein MEKPKREVGCRMILCTKMNGNGNDFLIIDNMDLRYSKEILSGYAKALCRRRESLGADGILVAEPSGVCDFKMRLFNRDGTEGEMCGNGARCIARYAFLKRIAKDPVMAFETLGGRVEAAVQGARVVIKLSPVDVSGLILDVPASVEGYGFNYTFLTVGVPHTVIFEKEKLNSEDFYRKIGRSIRLRTDLFPEGSNINFVSPRGSFDKGLEVLTYERGVEDLTLSCGTGSTASAIAAFKAGLTGPVVDVYNPGGLNRVSLLEGPSDTLLPELEGGASYIAEIEASEEALEKYN from the coding sequence TTGGAAAAACCCAAACGAGAGGTCGGATGCCGGATGATCCTCTGCACAAAAATGAACGGCAACGGAAACGATTTTCTGATCATCGACAACATGGATCTTAGATACAGTAAGGAAATCTTGTCGGGGTATGCCAAAGCCCTCTGCAGAAGAAGAGAGTCGCTTGGAGCTGATGGAATACTTGTCGCCGAGCCTTCCGGGGTATGCGACTTCAAAATGAGACTCTTCAACCGCGACGGCACAGAGGGAGAGATGTGCGGCAACGGTGCAAGGTGCATTGCAAGATATGCATTTCTTAAGAGAATCGCAAAGGATCCCGTAATGGCGTTTGAGACACTTGGCGGCAGGGTGGAGGCAGCCGTACAAGGCGCGAGGGTCGTGATCAAACTGTCTCCGGTCGACGTCTCGGGTCTTATTCTGGATGTTCCGGCCTCTGTCGAGGGCTATGGTTTCAATTACACTTTTTTGACGGTAGGAGTTCCCCATACGGTGATCTTTGAGAAGGAAAAACTTAATTCAGAGGACTTCTACAGGAAGATCGGCCGGTCGATAAGGCTGAGGACCGACCTTTTCCCTGAAGGATCGAACATCAACTTCGTCTCTCCGAGAGGAAGTTTCGATAAAGGGCTGGAAGTGCTTACCTATGAGAGGGGGGTGGAGGACCTCACCCTTTCATGCGGTACCGGCTCGACTGCGAGCGCTATAGCAGCTTTTAAGGCAGGACTCACAGGACCTGTCGTGGATGTTTATAACCCCGGAGGCCTCAACAGGGTATCGCTTTTGGAGGGGCCCTCGGATACCCTTCTGCCCGAACTTGAGGGCGGCGCCTCTTACATTGCGGAAATAGAGGCCTCGGAGGAAGCTTTAGAAAAGTATAATTAA
- the lepB gene encoding signal peptidase I, protein MPKPWWRETIETVFWALVLALVLRTFVIQAFWIPSGSMIPTLEVGDRVLVLKFWYAMPKVEPKRGQIAVFKYPVDPRRDFVKRIIGLPGDKVEIRNGTVYVNDKEVFEPYVKNKDTFDMLSQTVPEKSYFCLGDNRPNSQDGRFWGYVPRNFFRGPAVFRYWPLNRIGPIE, encoded by the coding sequence ATGCCTAAACCATGGTGGCGTGAAACAATAGAGACTGTATTCTGGGCGCTTGTCCTTGCCCTTGTCCTCAGAACTTTTGTGATACAGGCCTTCTGGATCCCAAGCGGTTCGATGATACCGACCCTTGAAGTCGGTGACCGCGTGCTTGTACTCAAGTTCTGGTATGCGATGCCAAAAGTGGAACCGAAGAGAGGTCAGATAGCGGTCTTCAAATATCCGGTAGATCCCAGAAGGGATTTCGTCAAGCGAATAATCGGGCTCCCTGGAGACAAGGTCGAGATTAGGAACGGGACGGTATATGTAAATGACAAAGAGGTCTTCGAACCATATGTCAAGAACAAAGATACCTTTGACATGCTGTCTCAGACAGTCCCGGAAAAGAGCTACTTCTGCCTTGGCGACAACAGGCCCAACTCCCAGGACGGAAGGTTCTGGGGATATGTCCCCAGAAACTTCTTCCGCGGACCTGCGGTATTCAGATACTGGCCTCTCAACAGGATAGGACCGATAGAATAA
- a CDS encoding 50S ribosome-binding GTPase — MGRTVWFPGHMAKGRRQLQALAENIDLILEVRDARAPNLSSSPLLSIFAPKIKMWAILSKADLADPVVTKMWTDHLKAKNLPAWPLDLRKGGLSQIRKELREKKPAFRDLRMAVVGIPNVGKSMLINQLVGRKAAPVGGIPGITKGVSWFRGEGFLLVDSPGILDPHSDARAHRIISWIGSTRGQVIGSWEEHAKECISFLIKKDLWKGVESAWGIKPEGTPAEILDSVGRRLGKLLPGGITDMETSGRMFIDAFATGKLGRLSLEKPGAPPLWETLE, encoded by the coding sequence ATGGGCAGGACCGTATGGTTTCCCGGTCATATGGCGAAGGGCAGGCGACAGCTCCAGGCGCTTGCGGAGAATATTGATCTTATTCTAGAGGTTCGGGACGCCAGGGCTCCGAACCTCTCTTCGTCGCCGCTGCTGAGCATCTTCGCGCCAAAGATAAAGATGTGGGCTATCCTTTCAAAAGCGGACCTGGCGGACCCCGTTGTCACAAAAATGTGGACTGATCATCTGAAGGCTAAAAACCTTCCGGCATGGCCGCTTGACCTTCGAAAGGGAGGACTCAGCCAGATCCGAAAAGAGCTCAGGGAGAAGAAGCCCGCTTTCCGCGATTTGAGGATGGCTGTAGTGGGCATTCCCAACGTAGGCAAATCGATGCTGATAAATCAGTTGGTGGGGAGAAAAGCGGCCCCTGTAGGAGGTATCCCCGGAATAACCAAAGGGGTCTCCTGGTTCAGGGGAGAGGGCTTCCTCCTTGTTGATTCACCGGGGATACTCGACCCGCACAGCGACGCAAGGGCGCACCGGATCATATCATGGATCGGTTCCACCAGAGGACAGGTAATAGGCAGCTGGGAAGAGCACGCTAAGGAGTGCATTTCCTTCCTCATCAAAAAAGACCTCTGGAAAGGGGTGGAGTCGGCATGGGGGATCAAGCCGGAAGGAACTCCGGCTGAAATACTTGATTCTGTGGGAAGACGCCTTGGAAAGCTCCTCCCGGGAGGAATCACGGACATGGAGACATCCGGCAGGATGTTCATAGATGCCTTTGCGACCGGAAAACTAGGCAGGCTGAGCCTCGAGAAGCCGGGCGCCCCCCCCCTCTGGGAGACCCTGGAATGA
- a CDS encoding ribonuclease HII, whose amino-acid sequence MVAAGTDEAGRGPLAGPVVAAAVILTAEQRKYLLSKGLKDSKKLSPPKRETLFEMICESGVMWRAQAASPARIDRINILRASLWCMKRSVERLKTEPDIVLVDGSTLIPDLSIYQRCVIGGDDIVPSIAAASIIAKVLRDRVMQTLDRLYPEYGFCSHKGYPSAEHRRILLEIGPSPIHRISFRGVVRGSGS is encoded by the coding sequence ATGGTGGCGGCGGGGACCGATGAAGCAGGAAGAGGTCCGCTTGCGGGGCCTGTGGTTGCTGCTGCTGTGATACTGACTGCTGAACAGAGGAAATATCTCCTCTCAAAAGGACTGAAGGATTCAAAAAAACTTTCTCCTCCAAAAAGAGAGACACTTTTCGAAATGATCTGCGAGAGCGGTGTGATGTGGAGAGCACAAGCTGCCTCACCTGCCAGGATTGACAGGATCAACATCCTCCGCGCGTCCCTTTGGTGCATGAAGAGGTCTGTTGAACGCCTCAAGACTGAGCCGGACATAGTTCTTGTTGACGGCAGCACGCTCATACCTGACCTCAGTATATACCAGAGGTGTGTGATCGGAGGAGACGACATAGTCCCCTCTATCGCAGCAGCTTCAATAATTGCCAAAGTTCTCAGGGACAGGGTCATGCAGACGCTTGACAGACTCTATCCAGAATATGGCTTCTGCTCGCACAAGGGCTACCCCTCCGCCGAACACAGAAGGATACTGCTTGAAATCGGCCCGTCTCCCATACACAGGATCTCTTTCAGGGGGGTCGTAAGGGGAAGCGGGTCATGA
- a CDS encoding YraN family protein, protein MSLERALERSLQERNKDLAVKTSGKDGRPASPPSPPHLQRGTYGEDRATEYLTRLGYRIIARNVSCRHGEIDIIASDGDEIVFVEVRTRSKGWMMPPECTVGPEKLKKLKRAARIWTEKRNYTGFWRIDLIAVTLNDDKLSSIEHIKEITEGIE, encoded by the coding sequence ATGAGCCTCGAAAGGGCTCTCGAACGCTCTCTTCAGGAAAGGAATAAAGACTTAGCAGTAAAAACTTCAGGGAAAGACGGGCGACCCGCTTCCCCCCCAAGCCCCCCTCACCTCCAAAGAGGAACATACGGTGAAGATAGGGCGACAGAATACCTCACCCGGTTAGGATACAGAATAATAGCAAGAAATGTGAGCTGCAGGCACGGCGAGATAGACATCATCGCCTCCGATGGCGATGAGATAGTCTTTGTTGAGGTCAGGACAAGGAGCAAAGGTTGGATGATGCCTCCTGAATGTACTGTGGGACCGGAAAAGCTGAAGAAGCTTAAAAGAGCGGCAAGGATATGGACAGAAAAGAGAAATTACACAGGGTTCTGGCGCATCGATCTTATCGCCGTTACTCTGAATGATGACAAACTTTCCTCGATAGAACACATCAAAGAGATTACGGAGGGGATCGAATGA
- a CDS encoding YifB family Mg chelatase-like AAA ATPase encodes MNSVSGMTLRGVKAVAVEVEVEITGGLFNISVVGLPDTAVREARERVRAALRSVGITLRGRVAINLAPADIPKEGALLDLAIAVGIASVQGGVKVKKPSLFIGELALDGRLRKVRGAVPAAFLAKEKGWDLYIPEENAAEVSLVEGVSAWRVRSLGDLFAHLRNDIELPAVEHCEADYAPPQADPDFADIKGQSAAKRALEIAAAGHHNILLVGSPGSGKTLLARALKGILPPLSDKELMEVLLLRSTVGDSASSVRERPFRSVHHTASAVALCGGGTTLRPGEISLASRGVLFLDEFPEFTRDVLEALRQPLEDGQITVSRASGSVVYPAKVLMVAACNPCPCGYAGDPVERCSCSPSALERYRRRLSGPILDRIDLHLSIPRLLPEELVSLEGKCGESSAEVAERVRAAREIQIKRWSQYGIGSNSEIPEKLLRRKITLSPEVKGFLLQALNRVRLSGRGLSRILKVSRTIADLDAAEHIRLEHVAEALSYREGEALSWMKN; translated from the coding sequence ATGAACTCTGTCTCAGGAATGACGCTGAGAGGTGTAAAGGCTGTCGCGGTGGAGGTCGAAGTCGAGATAACGGGCGGACTTTTCAACATATCGGTCGTTGGGCTGCCCGATACTGCGGTCAGGGAAGCAAGGGAGAGGGTCAGGGCAGCGCTGAGGAGCGTCGGCATCACCCTCAGGGGAAGGGTGGCCATCAACCTTGCGCCGGCAGACATCCCCAAAGAAGGGGCGCTGCTGGACCTTGCGATAGCAGTAGGCATCGCATCTGTTCAAGGAGGGGTAAAGGTAAAGAAGCCCTCCCTCTTCATAGGCGAACTTGCCCTTGACGGAAGGTTGAGAAAAGTGCGAGGAGCCGTCCCGGCGGCATTCCTGGCAAAGGAAAAGGGGTGGGATCTTTATATACCCGAAGAGAATGCCGCTGAAGTTTCTCTCGTGGAGGGAGTTTCAGCATGGAGGGTAAGGTCACTGGGAGACCTATTCGCCCATCTCAGAAATGATATCGAACTGCCGGCTGTGGAACACTGCGAGGCTGACTATGCCCCTCCACAGGCAGATCCGGATTTTGCCGATATCAAGGGGCAGTCCGCAGCAAAAAGGGCTCTTGAGATAGCAGCGGCAGGGCACCACAATATACTTCTTGTCGGATCACCGGGATCAGGCAAAACTCTTCTTGCGAGGGCGCTGAAAGGCATACTTCCTCCCCTCTCTGACAAGGAACTGATGGAAGTCCTGCTTCTCAGGAGCACTGTTGGCGATTCTGCATCCTCCGTCAGGGAGAGGCCTTTCAGGTCGGTACATCACACAGCAAGCGCAGTTGCCCTATGCGGAGGAGGAACAACACTCCGTCCCGGGGAGATCAGCCTTGCTTCCAGGGGAGTTCTCTTTCTTGACGAGTTTCCTGAATTTACGAGGGATGTCCTTGAGGCACTCAGACAGCCCTTGGAGGACGGGCAGATAACTGTCTCGAGGGCCTCAGGAAGTGTCGTATACCCGGCAAAGGTCCTCATGGTGGCCGCATGTAACCCATGCCCCTGCGGTTATGCCGGCGACCCGGTCGAACGCTGTTCATGCTCTCCCTCCGCACTCGAAAGGTACAGAAGACGCCTCTCCGGCCCCATATTGGACAGGATAGACCTGCACCTCTCAATACCCAGGCTCCTTCCGGAAGAGCTCGTATCACTTGAAGGAAAGTGCGGTGAGAGCAGTGCGGAGGTTGCGGAAAGGGTAAGGGCCGCAAGGGAAATACAGATAAAGAGATGGTCACAGTATGGGATAGGGTCGAACTCCGAGATCCCGGAAAAGCTGCTTCGCAGGAAGATCACTCTTTCTCCCGAGGTGAAGGGATTCCTGCTTCAGGCGCTTAACAGAGTAAGGCTTTCGGGAAGGGGCCTTTCGAGGATCCTCAAGGTCTCCCGCACAATAGCGGACCTTGACGCTGCCGAGCACATCAGGCTGGAACATGTTGCGGAGGCGCTCAGTTACAGGGAGGGGGAGGCTCTCTCTTGGATGAAAAATTAA
- the dprA gene encoding DNA-processing protein DprA: MDEKLRILLLLNTLDGQGRKLWAALKKGLMSPDDLWKCNPKLFTGLDLTEKAIFAVKSRIEKRWPENEIEKCMRLGIRTVCIEDEDYPVRLKDLKDPPLVLYWRGKQRRLPIRCTGVVGTRKASAYGRRIALKIGEYCASAGTAVISGGASGIDGNAHRGACISGGKTFAIFGTGADVYFPRSNEGLFEEIMECGALISEFPVGTEGEQWHFPRRNRIVAAISSKLIVVEAPRKSGAMITAGLAAELGREVWSVPGRIDEENASGSNRLIFDGAHPLTDLRDFFGMSETGTGASARKNMTGRPMEELQFSLEEREILKVLRFGGGQTVDNIALEVKMSAADILKTIAILSAKGIICSSGSGRFSVNV; the protein is encoded by the coding sequence TTGGATGAAAAATTAAGGATCCTTCTACTTCTCAACACACTTGACGGACAGGGAAGAAAGCTTTGGGCAGCATTAAAAAAGGGCTTGATGTCACCCGACGATCTGTGGAAATGCAACCCAAAGCTCTTTACAGGACTTGATTTGACCGAGAAAGCGATCTTTGCTGTCAAATCAAGGATCGAAAAGAGATGGCCGGAGAATGAAATTGAAAAATGCATGAGACTTGGCATAAGGACTGTCTGCATAGAAGACGAAGATTACCCTGTGAGACTGAAAGACCTCAAGGACCCGCCCCTTGTCCTGTACTGGCGGGGAAAGCAAAGAAGGCTTCCAATCAGGTGCACCGGGGTGGTAGGCACAAGAAAAGCAAGTGCCTATGGGAGAAGGATAGCTCTTAAGATCGGAGAATACTGCGCATCTGCCGGCACTGCGGTGATCAGCGGAGGAGCGTCGGGGATAGACGGAAATGCACACAGGGGAGCCTGCATCTCGGGAGGCAAAACATTTGCCATCTTCGGCACAGGAGCGGATGTATATTTCCCCAGATCCAACGAGGGTCTGTTTGAGGAGATCATGGAGTGTGGCGCACTGATCTCTGAATTTCCTGTCGGGACCGAAGGAGAACAGTGGCATTTTCCTAGGAGAAACAGGATAGTCGCAGCAATCTCTTCGAAGTTGATAGTGGTCGAGGCTCCGCGCAAAAGCGGCGCAATGATTACTGCCGGACTCGCTGCGGAACTGGGACGCGAAGTGTGGTCAGTACCCGGAAGGATAGATGAAGAGAACGCTTCGGGAAGCAACAGGCTAATATTTGACGGGGCACATCCTCTCACCGACCTCAGGGATTTTTTCGGAATGTCCGAGACCGGGACAGGGGCATCAGCGCGTAAGAACATGACAGGACGGCCGATGGAGGAGCTCCAGTTCTCCCTCGAGGAGCGGGAGATATTGAAGGTGCTTCGGTTCGGAGGCGGTCAGACGGTTGACAACATAGCTCTTGAGGTTAAAATGAGCGCCGCTGACATTTTGAAAACGATTGCAATTTTGTCTGCAAAAGGAATAATATGTTCTTCGGGCTCAGGCCGGTTCAGCGTGAATGTTTGA
- the topA gene encoding type I DNA topoisomerase: MATGKKIKEDKKTEIIAEAKATLTKSVPKKKAAETAAEKAKTGITSAAKKTSPKTAKKTASKKPSSRGNGTQSLKQYEGKTLVVVESPAKAKTLEKILGSGYKVLASVGHVRDLPKGRIAIDIENGFEPEYIQLRGKGDIIKKLKSASQASSKTLLASDPDREGEAIAWHLAYLLDIDPKSECRIRMQEITEHGVTAAVKELDHIDIDRVDAQQARRVLDRLVGYQLSPLLWNKVKRGLSAGRVQSVALRIICEREDEIEKFIPEEYWLIDVECSSSDGTRKYRLRADKYLGKPLSVHTEKEASCIVKEIEKSGLSVDEFRTKESPRSALPPFKTSTLQQEASRRCGFAPGRTMRIAQSLYEGVDIPGRGPVGLITYMRTDSLRISPEAIASSQKFILDNYGKSYLPKSVNTFASKARSQDAHEAVRATDPFITPESVRDCLTQEQYRLYELIWSRFIASQMAPAIIARTTLTCTSGDYSLKQSGAAVVFDGWGKVFPLGVKDADMKPAVKGEDLTLEKILSEQRFTQPPSRYTEAGLVKALEEKGIGRPSTYAAIINTLSVRGYVDRGEEDKKLMPTKLGRLVNTFLIRYFSSLINVDFTAMMEEELDRIEAGELKWKKVVGEFWSGFKPVLDDVSAHAENMRPEPELVGEQCPECGRDLVVKSGRFGEFIACSGYPDCKYTRNIVRTTGIKCPKCGEGELVRRRAAKGKVKGRMFYGCNRYPDCDFIAWKKPGKTEQEGSEPEEQETDNGSSEI, encoded by the coding sequence ATGGCGACTGGAAAAAAGATCAAGGAAGATAAAAAAACGGAAATAATTGCTGAAGCTAAAGCAACCCTTACAAAATCTGTCCCCAAAAAGAAAGCTGCCGAAACTGCCGCAGAAAAGGCCAAAACCGGCATCACATCGGCGGCAAAGAAAACCTCCCCCAAAACCGCGAAGAAAACGGCATCAAAAAAGCCGTCGTCCAGGGGAAACGGGACACAGTCCTTAAAGCAGTACGAAGGAAAGACACTTGTTGTGGTCGAATCTCCTGCTAAGGCAAAAACTCTTGAAAAAATACTGGGCAGCGGCTACAAAGTCCTTGCAAGCGTAGGACATGTGAGGGACCTGCCGAAGGGCCGCATAGCCATTGACATTGAAAACGGTTTCGAGCCTGAATACATTCAGCTGAGGGGTAAGGGTGACATAATCAAGAAGCTCAAGAGTGCCTCCCAGGCAAGCAGCAAAACACTTCTCGCCTCCGACCCGGACAGGGAAGGCGAAGCTATTGCATGGCACCTGGCATATCTTCTTGACATAGACCCCAAGTCGGAGTGCAGGATAAGGATGCAGGAGATAACCGAACACGGGGTGACCGCGGCTGTAAAGGAACTTGATCACATAGACATAGACAGGGTGGACGCGCAGCAGGCCCGCCGTGTTCTTGACAGACTTGTCGGATATCAGCTCAGCCCTCTGCTCTGGAACAAGGTCAAACGGGGGCTATCTGCCGGAAGGGTCCAGTCAGTAGCTCTCAGGATAATCTGTGAGCGTGAAGATGAGATCGAAAAGTTCATTCCCGAAGAGTACTGGCTTATAGATGTTGAATGCTCAAGTTCTGACGGCACAAGAAAGTACAGGCTGAGGGCTGACAAATATCTCGGGAAACCGCTCTCGGTACATACCGAAAAAGAAGCCTCCTGTATCGTTAAAGAGATAGAAAAATCAGGGCTAAGTGTGGACGAGTTTAGGACCAAGGAAAGCCCCAGATCAGCACTGCCTCCTTTCAAGACAAGCACGCTCCAGCAGGAGGCATCGAGAAGGTGCGGTTTCGCCCCCGGCAGGACCATGCGTATTGCTCAATCACTCTATGAAGGTGTGGATATTCCCGGAAGAGGGCCGGTCGGGCTCATAACATACATGCGCACCGACAGTCTGAGGATCTCCCCTGAAGCGATCGCGTCGTCCCAAAAATTCATACTTGATAACTACGGAAAGAGTTATTTGCCGAAGAGCGTCAACACATTTGCATCAAAGGCGAGATCTCAGGATGCCCATGAGGCTGTCAGAGCCACAGATCCTTTCATCACTCCCGAATCAGTAAGAGATTGTCTTACGCAGGAACAGTACAGGCTGTATGAACTTATATGGAGCCGTTTCATAGCCAGCCAAATGGCGCCTGCGATCATTGCGAGGACGACGCTTACCTGCACCAGCGGAGATTATTCTCTCAAACAGTCAGGCGCTGCCGTAGTCTTTGACGGATGGGGGAAGGTTTTTCCGCTTGGAGTCAAGGATGCCGACATGAAGCCGGCCGTAAAGGGTGAGGACCTCACCTTAGAAAAGATCCTCAGCGAGCAGCGTTTTACCCAGCCGCCTTCAAGATATACAGAGGCCGGGCTTGTCAAGGCTCTTGAAGAAAAGGGAATAGGAAGGCCTTCGACATACGCTGCCATAATCAACACACTCTCTGTCAGGGGGTACGTTGACAGGGGAGAAGAAGACAAAAAACTGATGCCGACAAAACTCGGAAGGCTTGTCAACACTTTTCTGATCAGATACTTCTCAAGCCTCATAAACGTGGATTTCACTGCCATGATGGAGGAGGAATTGGACAGGATCGAGGCGGGAGAACTCAAGTGGAAAAAGGTGGTCGGCGAGTTCTGGAGCGGCTTCAAACCTGTCCTCGACGACGTATCTGCTCATGCGGAGAACATGAGGCCGGAACCTGAGCTTGTTGGAGAGCAATGTCCTGAATGTGGCAGGGACCTCGTGGTCAAAAGCGGAAGGTTTGGCGAATTCATAGCATGCTCAGGCTATCCAGACTGCAAATATACCAGGAACATAGTGAGAACGACCGGTATAAAATGTCCCAAATGCGGAGAGGGAGAGCTTGTCAGAAGGCGTGCCGCAAAAGGTAAGGTAAAGGGAAGGATGTTCTACGGCTGCAACAGATATCCCGACTGCGATTTCATTGCCTGGAAGAAACCCGGAAAAACGGAACAGGAAGGATCTGAACCGGAGGAACAGGAAACTGACAATGGAAGTTCAGAGATCTGA